In one Diabrotica virgifera virgifera chromosome 7, PGI_DIABVI_V3a genomic region, the following are encoded:
- the LOC114348840 gene encoding NEDD4-binding protein 2, translating to MGGNTTSSTNMSSSKMDTTTNQHCTVEQLNDLFGSTLDFQIIKSVAESCQYDLVQSSIKLIEMHTPNDKPQGKEEKVEKSEAALPKSTSYSSAVLTESRSTSYSNGLATAASGYSTPLSSSSSCTSLATKKSRKVLDFERAINNINKGYKVLVILRGTPGSGKSFLGKKILEHTVGFDRNYQFHIMSSDDYFCQNPRGNYEYDVHKIEQAHNWNQQRTFEKVSRGFSPIIIDNTNTQMWEMKPYATMATDFGYLIEILEPDTHWCFNDKELSKRNIHGVPRQKIKDMIERYEKNITAEKLISAYNLVYSFQKPPQLRLYPPLSVVAAKPVENWTKTEQLPNGGEHIETINLMNFDDEEEENKKEFYADFNGAASSCAWSTNCNSNEKDIFVISSDEEETEPSKNDNDLYTQWGVSEHSLKSWDIVTPVRDIFNSKTYPLASSAETKIETCDNCTSIEEDYFRLVRNDAILPGTYGDTFKIVETINRDINRSTPLREPQISQKLTLDKGCMTADFYEDYENHMIELESLFPGIPKSHLNYWYNKCKGDIDWTIEFLLENKEQANLIEDEEVRNEPETKATEISMTVSVQDNSVKRKTRKSGNETSEEDKKKIKKMLESKIDIGSEHYSKHLRKVKQYKTKNNFMDDMSPSTSEIQNTKREKSRSSSSNETVTIDSDEDIDIVGVESSCDKLAIDEMIEINLGDALVSQLEQKFADPNIHCPKGFLPVVQMPVNLARQLYTFYIESVYQQMEIQEHLMDTLVKEDEDFARKLQAQEQEVLDGTKPTPAPNLKEIMTDQRNAQRVYQTEIDQWKNFSPDTLAEKLTKQKLASIFPTIPQDTLLEVLHAHDNKYTDTVETLMASTGFTADRINASIKEPPINDDVLEEMKEAQRKHSVEVYQDSDERIEAESYRQEAARYLNKRNDLYQKASQYHARGMREVAQFYSGLASLQTIYYDRANNMAATAFLDEHAKTLQDFCTLDLHYLFVKEAIPALDVFLDRNINLLRHSKTKKTEYLQIITGRGNRSRKHVSKIKPAVAARLESRNIQYEALNPGMLRIKVKHTSAVTSEL from the exons TACCAATATGAGTTCTTCAAAAATGGATACTACAACAAATCAACATTGTACTGTAGAACAATTAAATGATTTATTTGGGAGTACATTAGACTTTCAGATTATAAAAAGTGTTGCTGAATCATGTCAATATGATC TCGTACAATCTTCAATAAAGCTTATAGAAATGCATACGCCCAACGATAAACCTCAGGGAAAAGAAGAAAAGGTAGAAAAATCGGAAGCCGCACTGCCGAAAAGTACCAGCTACAGTTCTGCAGTGTTGACTGAATCTAGAAGTACTAGTTATAGCAACGGTCTTGCTACTGCTGCTAGCGGATATTCAACACCTCTTAGTTCTTCTTCAAGCTGCACCTCTCTTGCTACAAAGAAATCACGAAAAGTTTTAGATTTTGAACGAGCTATTAACAATATCAATAAAGGATATAAAGTTTTAGTCATTTTAAGAGGTACACCAGGATCAGGGAAATCGTTCTTAGGCAAGAAAATTCTTGAACATACTGTAGGTTTTGATAGGAACTACCAGTTTCATATTATGAGCTCCGACGACTATTTCTGTCAGAATCCCAGAGGTAATTATGAATATGATGTGCACAAAATTGAACAGGCTCATAACTGGAATCAGCAAAGAACGTTTGAGAAAGTAAGTAGAGGTTTCAGTCCCATTATCATTGATAACACTAATACTCAGATGTGGGAAATGAAACCTTATGCTACCATGGCGACGGACTTTGGCTATCTTATAGAGATATTAGAACCAGATACCCATTGGTGCTTTAACGACAAAGAGCTGTCGAAACGGAACATCCACGGAGTACCCAGGCAAAAAATTAAAGATATGATAGAACGATACGAAAAAAATATAACTGCTGAAAAGCTTATAAGTGCATATAACCTAGTTTATAGTTTCCAAAAACCGCCTCAATTAAGATTATATCCTCCTCTATCCGTTGTGGCGGCAAAACCGGTTGAAAATTGGACCAAAACAGAACAGTTACCAAACGGTGGTGAACACATTGAAACCATAAACCTCATGAATTTTGATGACGAAGAAGAGGAAAACAAAAAAGAGTTTTACGCCGATTTTAATGGTGCAGCATCGAGCTGTGCCTGGTCTACAAACTGCAATTCTAATGAAAAAGATATATTTGTTATAAGCAGCGATGAAGAAGAAACTGAGCCGTCCAAAAATGACAATGATCTCTACACGCAATGGGGAGTCAGCGAACATTCTTTAAAATCTTGGGACATTGTTACTCCTGTTAGAGATATATTTAACTCTAAAACGTATCCCCTCGCAAGCTCCGCAGAAACTAAGATAGAAACTTGTGATAACTGCACTTCCATTGAAGAAGATTATTTCCGCCTGGTAAGAAACGATGCTATCCTCCCGGGCACTTATGGAGATACCTTCAAAATCGTTGAAACCATCAACAGAGACATTAACCGTTCAACTCCTCTCAGAGAGCCACAGATTTCCCAAAAATTAACTCTGGATAAAGGTTGTATGACTGCAGATTTTTATGAAGATTACGAAAACCATATGATAGAGCTTGAAAGCTTGTTTCCTGGTATACCTAAAAGTCACTTGAATTATTGGTATAACAAATGTAAAGGAGATATAGATTGGACTATTGAGTTCTTATTGGAAAATAAGGAACAAGCTAACCTTATAGAAGATGAGGAAGTTAGAAATGAACCTGAAACTAAAGCTACTGAGATTAGTATGACTGTATCGGTACAGGATAATTCTGTAAAAAGAAAAACAAGGAAGTCTGGAAATGA AACATCCGAAGAAgataaaaagaagattaaaaaaatgTTAGAGAGCAAAATTGATATAGGGAGTGAGCACTACTCCAAACATTTGCGTAAAGTGAAGCAGTACAAAACCAAAAATAACTTCATGGACGATATGAGCCCATCTACGAGTGAGATCCAAAACACCAAACGAGAAAAATCACGCAGTAGCAGCTCAAACGAAACTGTTACTATCGATTCCGATGAAGATATTGATATAGTTGGTGTGGAAAGCTCTTGTGATAAATTAGCGATAGACGAGATGATCGAAATAAATTTAGGTGATGCTTTAGTTTCCCAATTGGAACAAAAATTCGCGGATCCAAACATTCATTGCCCGAAAGGATTCCTACCAGTGGTCCAAATGCCCGTTAATTTAGCAAGGCAGCTATATACTTTTTACATAGAAAGTGTCTATCAACAAATGGAAATTCAAGAGCATCTTATGGATACCTTGGTAAAGGAAGACGAAGATTTTGCTCGAAAATTGCAAGCTCAAGAACAGGAAGTACTAGATGGTACCAAGCCAACGCCGGCGCCGAATTTGAAAGAAATCATGACGGATCAAAGAAACGCACAAAGAGTCTATCAAACTGAAATAGATCAATGGAAGAACTTCAGTCCAGACACGCTGGCTGAAAAACTGACCAAACAAAAATTGGCAAGCATTTTTCCTACAATTCCTCAAGATACTCTCTTGGAAGTATTGCATGCCCACGACAATAAGTATACTGACACTGTAGAAACACTCATGGCTTCCACAGGGTTCACTGCAGATAGGATTAATGCAAGTATCAAGGAACCTCCTATCAATGATGATGTTTTAGAAGAAATGAAGGAAGCTCAAAGAAAGCATTCTGTAGAG gtGTATCAAGATTCTGACGAACGGATAGAAGCAGAAAGTTACCGACAAGAAGCCGCTAGatatcttaataaaagaaacGACCTTTACCAAAAAGCAAGCCAATATCATGCAAGAGGTATGCGAGAGGTTGCACAATTTTATTCCGGTCTTGCATCTCTCCAAACCATATACTATGACAGAGCAAATAATATGGCGGCCACGGCCTTTTTAGACGAGCACGCGAAAACGTTGCAAGATTTTTGCACGCTTGACTTGCACTATCTGTTTGTTAAAGAGGCTATTCCTGCCTTGGACGTGTTCCTAGATAGAAATATTAATTTGCTCAGACATAGCAAGACCAAAAAAACGGAATATTTGCAAATTATTACTGGTAGAGGCAATAGAAGTAGAAAGCACGTGTCCAAAATTAAACCTGCGGTGGCGGCGAGGCTTGAGAGCAGAAATATTCA aTACGAGGCGTTGAATCCTGGCATGCTCAGAATCAAAGTTAAACATACCTCAGCAGTAACAAGTGAACTCTAG